One Spirochaetota bacterium DNA window includes the following coding sequences:
- a CDS encoding peptidylprolyl isomerase yields MKRLLLVACVMGIVVGFVGCKCSSDVLATYDGVKITRGQFKEWLEDKQFSVEAILKSKKQQKDKLEMMAIENIALQEAQKENLIETEKYKFLEDMAYESILLKHLYNKEIKDKAEFNELAYHIKQILLRVRDFKIVNNKRVNLSASELEKAYSEAENKAKEIIGKIKSGEKFEELAKMYSDDFSKKNGGDIGYVVKDMLPLEVASTIEKSKSGIIESPIKTQQGIYIIQLVDKQELTKKNLNKIIKDEMQAKRLEQILLRKASNNYIEKLMSSTDVQFNEKNCKSKNPKDVIFKVGDSSFTVADLEKRISYFQHKGSPLSKATIDDTKRIDIAKNAFKVALLRREAVKENLQTNEELQKEFQKRKNMLFAKEYLDYIGERGISITPKEIRDEYEKYKDTRFTTFVNQKGKQIKQLIPFEKVKDQIESMLYRKKRAENLAKWKRDMLHINKFTIHEDELEGK; encoded by the coding sequence AGAGGCCAGTTTAAGGAGTGGTTAGAAGATAAGCAATTTTCAGTAGAAGCAATACTCAAAAGCAAAAAACAGCAAAAAGATAAACTGGAAATGATGGCTATTGAAAATATTGCTCTACAAGAGGCCCAAAAAGAAAATCTAATTGAAACAGAAAAGTACAAGTTTCTTGAAGATATGGCGTATGAATCTATTTTGCTTAAGCATTTATATAATAAGGAAATTAAGGACAAAGCAGAATTTAATGAGCTTGCATATCATATTAAACAAATACTTTTACGAGTAAGAGATTTTAAGATTGTTAATAATAAACGTGTAAATTTGTCAGCCTCTGAGCTTGAAAAAGCATACAGTGAAGCTGAGAATAAGGCAAAGGAAATAATTGGGAAAATAAAGAGTGGAGAAAAATTTGAAGAACTGGCAAAAATGTATTCTGATGATTTTTCAAAAAAGAATGGCGGTGATATTGGTTATGTTGTAAAAGATATGCTCCCACTTGAAGTTGCTTCAACTATTGAAAAAAGTAAATCAGGCATTATTGAAAGTCCAATTAAAACCCAGCAGGGGATTTACATTATTCAATTGGTCGATAAACAGGAACTAACCAAAAAAAATCTGAATAAAATAATAAAAGATGAAATGCAGGCAAAAAGGCTTGAACAGATCCTCTTGCGAAAGGCTTCAAACAATTATATTGAAAAATTAATGAGTTCAACTGATGTCCAGTTTAATGAGAAGAATTGTAAAAGCAAAAATCCAAAAGATGTGATTTTTAAGGTTGGAGATAGTTCCTTTACAGTTGCAGATCTTGAAAAAAGAATTTCATATTTTCAGCACAAGGGGAGTCCATTATCGAAAGCCACTATAGATGATACAAAAAGAATCGATATTGCAAAAAATGCATTTAAAGTTGCATTGCTGAGAAGGGAAGCAGTAAAAGAGAATTTACAAACAAATGAGGAACTTCAAAAAGAATTCCAGAAAAGAAAAAATATGCTCTTTGCTAAAGAATATTTGGATTATATAGGTGAGCGGGGTATTTCTATTACTCCCAAAGAAATTCGCGATGAATATGAAAAATACAAAGACACACGGTTCACTACGTTTGTGAACCAAAAGGGTAAACAGATAAAACAACTTATACCCTTTGAAAAGGTTAAAGATCAAATAGAAAGCATGCTTTACAGAAAAAAAAGAGCTGAAAATTTAGCAAAATGGAAGAGAGATATGTTGCACATAAATAAGTTTACCATACATGAAGATGAGCTTGAAGGAAAATAA